A genomic segment from Bradyrhizobium sp. CB1015 encodes:
- a CDS encoding adenylate/guanylate cyclase domain-containing protein: protein MSSKHVGRRLAAIMAADVVGSCRLIGVDEEGTLAQLKALRNTLFDPKVSDHRGRIVKNTGDGALVEFASVVDAVRCADEIQRSVAEQNTDVPHDKRIEFRIGIHVGDIIIADDDIFGDGVNIAVRLEGIAEPGGICISDDARRQVRGKVENTLENMGSQSLKNIAEPMRAWRVLGPSSSPTTKPLTETALPLALPDKPSIAVLPFQNMSGDPEQDYFADGMVEEIITALSHFKALFVIARNSSFTYKGRAVDVKQIGRELGVRYVLEGSVRKAANRVRITGQLVDTAAGAHLWADRFDGGLGDIFDLQDRVTESVVGAIAPAMEKAEIERAKRKPTESLDAYALYLRGLAKFYRFTSRQANEEALSLFNSAIELDPDFASAYGRAAFCYAHGKTNGWTSNTTNQIAEVMRLARRAVELGKDDAIALAASGWALAYFVRDLGAGAALIDRALVLNANLAEAWFCGGWVKTWLGEPKLAIERFARAMRLSPLGPWVTPMQSGTATAHFFLGHYDEAARWAAMALQDNPDFSSALRVAAASNAMAGRPEQAQKAVVRLRQLNPALRVSNLKDVVGPWRAEDLLRLEEVLRQAGLPE from the coding sequence TTGAGCAGCAAGCACGTTGGGCGGCGGCTGGCGGCCATTATGGCGGCAGATGTCGTGGGTTCTTGTCGCCTGATAGGGGTCGACGAAGAAGGCACGCTGGCGCAACTGAAAGCACTTAGAAATACGCTTTTTGATCCCAAAGTCTCTGATCATCGCGGACGCATCGTCAAGAACACCGGGGACGGCGCTCTCGTCGAGTTCGCAAGCGTGGTCGATGCCGTCCGATGCGCCGACGAAATCCAACGCAGCGTGGCGGAACAAAATACCGATGTGCCCCACGACAAGCGGATCGAATTTCGCATCGGCATTCATGTTGGGGATATTATCATCGCTGATGATGATATCTTTGGTGATGGGGTCAATATTGCAGTGCGTCTCGAAGGGATCGCGGAGCCCGGTGGGATTTGCATTTCCGACGATGCTCGGCGGCAGGTTCGGGGCAAGGTTGAGAACACCTTAGAGAACATGGGTTCGCAATCTTTGAAGAATATCGCCGAACCGATGCGGGCTTGGCGCGTGCTCGGCCCAAGCTCTTCACCGACAACAAAACCGTTGACCGAGACTGCGTTGCCGCTCGCTCTCCCTGACAAACCCTCCATCGCCGTGCTGCCGTTCCAGAACATGAGCGGCGATCCGGAACAGGACTACTTCGCCGATGGAATGGTGGAGGAGATTATTACCGCGCTCTCTCATTTCAAGGCGCTGTTCGTCATCGCCCGCAACTCAAGCTTCACATACAAGGGGCGCGCTGTCGATGTGAAGCAGATCGGGCGCGAGCTTGGGGTGCGCTACGTCTTGGAAGGGAGCGTTCGCAAAGCGGCAAACCGGGTGCGCATCACGGGACAGCTCGTCGATACCGCAGCTGGGGCACATCTTTGGGCGGACCGGTTCGACGGCGGGCTCGGCGACATCTTCGATCTGCAGGACCGGGTGACCGAGAGCGTTGTCGGGGCGATCGCGCCGGCGATGGAAAAGGCCGAGATCGAGCGTGCCAAGCGCAAGCCGACCGAGAGTCTCGACGCCTATGCCCTCTATTTACGCGGCTTGGCCAAGTTTTATCGGTTTACTAGCCGGCAAGCGAACGAAGAGGCATTGAGCCTCTTCAACAGCGCGATCGAGCTCGATCCGGATTTTGCATCGGCTTATGGTCGCGCCGCCTTTTGCTATGCCCATGGAAAGACCAATGGCTGGACCTCAAACACTACGAACCAGATTGCCGAAGTGATGAGGCTCGCTCGACGGGCGGTCGAGCTGGGTAAGGATGACGCAATCGCGCTCGCCGCTAGTGGATGGGCGTTAGCTTATTTTGTCCGCGATCTCGGGGCAGGCGCCGCCTTAATCGATCGCGCGCTTGTGCTCAATGCCAATTTGGCCGAGGCATGGTTTTGCGGTGGCTGGGTAAAAACTTGGCTCGGCGAGCCGAAACTTGCGATCGAGCGCTTCGCGCGTGCCATGCGCCTGAGCCCACTTGGCCCGTGGGTCACGCCGATGCAAAGCGGGACCGCGACTGCACATTTCTTCCTGGGCCACTATGACGAAGCGGCAAGGTGGGCAGCGATGGCATTGCAGGATAACCCGGACTTTTCATCAGCACTGCGTGTCGCTGCCGCAAGCAACGCGATGGCCGGTCGGCCGGAGCAAGCGCAAAAGGCGGTGGTTCGGTTGCGGCAACTTAATCCCGCGCTACGTGTTTCCAATCTCAAAGATGTGGTGGGCCCTTGGCGTGCCGAAGACCTCTTGCGATTAGAGGAAGTGTTGCGGCAAGCCGGACTGCCCGAATGA
- a CDS encoding LysR family transcriptional regulator, with protein sequence MDAITVFVKVVEAGNFSAAARRLGMPKTTVSAKVAGLEKRLGVRLIQRNTRKLRMTEAGDTYFQHCAIAVREVEQGEAALQVSKTKPSGILKVTAPVDVGHAILPRIARAYAARCPDVSLQFILTNRIVDIVEEGVDLAIRFAGALKDSSIIARRFIEIRSDLWASPQYMKRLGKLSHPRDLADAAFIKYLFQKTSVTLTNGKSDFEVEMKGRVQVDDAELCKSLVVSGEGMAWLPEYLTADAAKAGKLVRVLSEWRTKQQRQATLYFVYAGRQYALPKVESFIQTALEQVQPGK encoded by the coding sequence ATGGATGCAATCACGGTATTCGTGAAGGTCGTGGAAGCAGGCAATTTCTCCGCCGCTGCGAGACGCTTGGGCATGCCCAAGACAACGGTCAGCGCCAAAGTGGCGGGATTGGAAAAGCGTCTCGGGGTGCGGTTGATCCAGCGAAACACCCGCAAACTGCGGATGACCGAAGCAGGCGACACTTATTTCCAACACTGTGCGATCGCCGTCCGCGAAGTCGAACAAGGTGAGGCGGCGCTTCAGGTCTCGAAAACCAAACCGTCCGGTATCCTCAAGGTTACGGCGCCAGTGGACGTTGGGCACGCTATTTTGCCTCGTATCGCCCGTGCCTATGCGGCGAGGTGTCCGGACGTTTCACTCCAGTTCATCCTCACGAACCGGATCGTCGATATAGTTGAGGAAGGTGTCGACCTTGCTATTCGCTTTGCTGGGGCGCTGAAGGACTCGTCAATCATAGCTCGACGTTTCATCGAAATAAGATCAGACCTGTGGGCCTCGCCGCAATATATGAAGCGGTTAGGCAAGCTCAGCCATCCGCGCGACTTGGCTGATGCTGCATTCATAAAGTACCTCTTCCAAAAGACATCCGTGACTCTCACGAACGGGAAGTCAGACTTTGAGGTTGAAATGAAGGGACGGGTTCAGGTCGATGACGCAGAACTGTGCAAGTCCCTCGTCGTGTCGGGAGAAGGTATGGCATGGTTGCCGGAATATCTAACCGCAGACGCGGCGAAAGCCGGCAAGCTGGTGAGGGTCCTGTCGGAATGGCGTACGAAGCAGCAGCGGCAGGCGACCCTGTACTTTGTCTATGCCGGTCGCCAGTATGCACTCCCGAAAGTGGAGAGCTTTATCCAAACCGCCTTGGAGCAGGTTCAACCCGGAAAGTGA
- a CDS encoding epoxide hydrolase family protein, with translation MTKVDKPETIDIGRRGILTGIAAGVAVAGTASLLSEHSASAADGDGIRPFKVKVPQDQLDDLRRRLAATRWPDKETVADQTQGAQLAKLQQLVRHWATDYDWRKGEAKLNAFPQFKTMIDGLDIHFIHVRSRHPNALPLIITHGWPGSVFEQIKPIGQLTDPTSYGGRAEDAFDVVIPSLPGFGFSSRPTETGWGVERIGRAWDMLMKRLGYTTYVAQGGDWGAGVVEAMGRQAPTGLLGIHTNLPAVFPPDAAEAIGNGGPAPAGLSAKERAEFDAMQSFIKSGGWGYLTMMSARPQAVGYGLTDSPAGLAGWMLVHGGFGKWTYGKDPKQAPTPDEVLDNFSLHWLTNTVTSGARLYWENRDQNLISAAAQKTDKITLPVAITTFPNDDLFRAPETWARRAFPNLIYFRDAERGGHFPAWEEPELFASELRAAFKPLRQSI, from the coding sequence GTGACTAAGGTTGATAAGCCCGAAACAATCGACATCGGTCGTCGTGGTATTCTAACCGGCATCGCGGCGGGAGTTGCCGTGGCCGGCACCGCCAGCTTGCTTTCAGAACATTCGGCATCTGCTGCGGATGGCGACGGCATTCGTCCCTTCAAGGTGAAGGTCCCGCAGGATCAACTCGACGATCTTCGCCGGCGCCTGGCAGCGACCCGTTGGCCCGACAAGGAGACAGTCGCCGATCAGACGCAAGGCGCGCAACTCGCAAAGCTCCAGCAACTAGTCCGCCATTGGGCGACCGACTATGACTGGCGCAAGGGCGAGGCAAAGTTGAACGCCTTCCCGCAGTTCAAGACGATGATCGACGGCCTCGATATCCACTTCATCCACGTGCGCTCTCGCCATCCTAACGCACTGCCGCTCATCATCACGCATGGATGGCCCGGGTCGGTCTTCGAGCAGATCAAGCCCATTGGCCAGCTCACAGATCCGACTTCGTACGGCGGCCGGGCAGAGGATGCGTTCGACGTCGTGATCCCGTCGCTGCCGGGCTTCGGCTTCTCGTCGCGACCGACCGAGACCGGCTGGGGCGTGGAGCGCATCGGCCGCGCATGGGACATGCTCATGAAGCGGCTCGGTTACACAACCTACGTCGCGCAGGGCGGAGACTGGGGCGCCGGCGTTGTCGAGGCAATGGGGCGGCAGGCACCAACGGGATTGCTGGGCATCCACACCAATCTGCCGGCGGTCTTCCCGCCCGATGCGGCCGAAGCGATCGGCAACGGTGGGCCCGCGCCTGCTGGACTGTCCGCAAAGGAGCGCGCTGAATTCGACGCCATGCAGTCGTTCATCAAGAGCGGCGGCTGGGGATACCTGACAATGATGAGCGCGCGACCACAGGCAGTCGGTTACGGCCTGACCGACTCTCCGGCCGGCCTTGCGGGGTGGATGCTCGTCCATGGAGGGTTCGGGAAGTGGACGTACGGCAAGGATCCCAAGCAGGCGCCTACGCCGGACGAGGTGCTGGACAACTTCTCGCTTCACTGGCTGACCAACACGGTAACCTCAGGAGCGAGGCTCTACTGGGAGAACCGCGATCAGAACCTGATCAGCGCGGCCGCGCAGAAGACTGACAAGATTACTCTACCGGTGGCCATCACGACGTTCCCGAACGACGATCTGTTCCGAGCCCCGGAGACTTGGGCCCGTCGCGCCTTTCCCAATCTGATCTACTTCCGCGACGCTGAGCGGGGCGGCCACTTCCCGGCCTGGGAGGAGCCCGAGCTTTTCGCCTCCGAGCTTCGTGCGGCGTTCAAGCCGCTTCGCCAATCGATCTGA
- a CDS encoding DUF6875 domain-containing protein encodes MTHVDTFDAAAAGSATVDPLQAQNTNLFALDDLDYASMTRTLPERDLTALQAVADWIRTFVARPHKDLGRDGAVCPFVPAARERKTIWLAPERIAKLSVPEVVRLVKDYKKLFTEAQSSNGHDAHYRSIVLVFTDLASDRARDLFDDVLQHLAVPSYVEDGLVLGAFYERNEATAIHSSSFRPFTPPAPFLLMRPAVISDWKFFLESEDWLDRWPRRFGASAVRGLADELRQLPWRKSRSSF; translated from the coding sequence ATGACTCACGTCGACACGTTTGACGCAGCCGCGGCTGGCTCCGCGACAGTAGACCCTTTGCAAGCACAGAACACCAATCTCTTCGCGCTCGACGATCTCGACTACGCGTCCATGACGAGGACGCTCCCGGAAAGGGATCTGACTGCGCTTCAAGCCGTCGCAGACTGGATCCGGACTTTCGTGGCCAGGCCTCACAAAGATCTCGGCCGCGATGGCGCGGTATGTCCCTTCGTGCCCGCGGCCCGCGAGCGCAAGACGATCTGGCTCGCGCCCGAGCGGATCGCCAAGCTGAGCGTGCCGGAAGTTGTCCGGCTCGTGAAGGACTACAAGAAGCTGTTCACGGAAGCCCAGTCTTCGAACGGCCATGACGCACACTACAGATCGATCGTCCTGGTCTTCACCGATTTGGCGTCAGATCGTGCAAGGGATCTCTTTGACGACGTCCTGCAGCATCTTGCAGTTCCATCGTACGTGGAGGATGGACTTGTGCTGGGAGCCTTCTACGAGCGTAATGAAGCGACAGCGATACACAGCTCCAGCTTCAGGCCGTTCACACCACCCGCACCGTTTCTGCTGATGAGGCCCGCAGTCATCAGCGACTGGAAGTTCTTCCTGGAAAGCGAGGACTGGCTCGACCGTTGGCCGCGCCGCTTCGGAGCGTCCGCTGTCCGGGGTCTTGCCGACGAACTACGGCAGTTGCCGTGGCGCAAGAGCCGCAGCTCGTTCTGA
- a CDS encoding DUF6130 family protein, which yields MPRIKTLAVAAVAATAVLTGRAFAQSANEVRGASPYVAIQNEPAPRLVVDPPLPEGLARGVFWAQYRVENLRIVQVFGAGARQVSPRIGHLHINVDDLPWWWADASDSNTIDIAGLPAGPHKVKISLVDPDHNVFPGQVTTLTFIVPEHAKMKHDGQDQ from the coding sequence GTGCCTCGCATCAAGACGCTTGCCGTAGCGGCGGTCGCTGCTACCGCTGTGCTCACCGGCCGTGCCTTTGCCCAAAGCGCGAACGAAGTCCGCGGCGCTTCCCCGTACGTCGCCATCCAGAACGAGCCCGCACCCAGGCTAGTAGTCGACCCCCCGCTTCCCGAAGGCCTCGCTCGGGGTGTCTTCTGGGCGCAGTATCGCGTCGAAAATCTGCGCATCGTGCAAGTGTTCGGTGCTGGTGCTCGCCAGGTATCTCCCCGCATCGGGCATCTGCATATCAATGTCGACGACCTGCCGTGGTGGTGGGCGGACGCGAGCGACAGCAACACGATCGACATCGCCGGGCTGCCGGCCGGCCCGCACAAGGTGAAGATCTCGCTAGTCGATCCGGACCACAACGTCTTCCCGGGTCAGGTGACGACGCTGACGTTCATCGTGCCCGAGCACGCCAAAATGAAGCACGACGGCCAGGACCAATGA